A single Calidifontibacter indicus DNA region contains:
- a CDS encoding HNH endonuclease signature motif containing protein, with the protein MRISWSEVSGSDGVDFLVRQLISKTNPRPLHPDLHLAFEVRATAADCLQHAVEWCRRAFANLDGDALRAGPDGGVTGSRPVTVEQLRALEQAVTAAAEVGSVSQAAQAIAMARYAAVDQEKVDDDTGFAAPVEHSLGHEAEFADVDLGVACGWSPRTASNRLSGALSACTRTPRLLALAVEGQVPFWKVSAVAAEVAAASPATAARVEQHLLDARGFDAWGLVKLRNTARALVSQWEADAARETRKKKARELTGVWAGPCDEAGLAELRAVGPTDQIAKIMGAVEALAQQWLKQPQHPDDHPVDAAGEPSRPVKPSLGQLRLKALHDLVCAGTDVSFQVTVQFPIVPDDDAGGAADRPPPRGAAFTAQADDGSPPSGCSPPAGCSSGCSSAQPPDPSRHPDDEDRRDDQRPTEPRYRAGWARVPGVGLIDPAVVAALNDAVGVELARALVDVRTGATVETRNLGYVPGERLRRFVQQRDGTCRLPGCSRPAARCEQDHVVEWPIGATEGGNLASLCKHHHDAKTARHWDYELSRDGVCTWTSPTGRTYVTYPDSAWDDQATG; encoded by the coding sequence ATGAGGATCAGTTGGTCTGAGGTGAGCGGCTCCGACGGAGTCGACTTCCTTGTGCGCCAACTGATTTCGAAGACGAACCCGCGCCCGCTGCACCCTGATCTGCACCTCGCGTTCGAGGTGCGGGCGACGGCGGCCGATTGCCTGCAGCACGCCGTTGAGTGGTGTCGCAGAGCCTTCGCGAATCTCGACGGCGATGCTCTTCGCGCGGGTCCGGACGGTGGTGTGACCGGTTCCCGTCCGGTGACGGTGGAGCAGCTGCGGGCGTTGGAGCAGGCCGTCACGGCAGCGGCCGAAGTTGGGTCGGTGTCGCAGGCCGCGCAGGCGATCGCGATGGCGCGCTACGCCGCGGTCGACCAGGAGAAGGTCGACGACGACACCGGCTTCGCGGCCCCCGTCGAGCACTCACTCGGGCATGAGGCTGAGTTCGCAGATGTCGATCTCGGGGTGGCCTGTGGGTGGTCGCCGCGCACAGCATCAAACCGGTTGTCGGGCGCGCTGAGTGCCTGCACGCGCACACCGCGGCTGCTGGCGTTGGCAGTCGAGGGGCAGGTGCCGTTCTGGAAGGTGTCGGCGGTGGCGGCCGAGGTCGCCGCGGCCTCGCCCGCGACGGCAGCCCGGGTGGAGCAGCACCTGCTCGACGCGCGCGGGTTCGATGCGTGGGGGCTTGTCAAGCTGCGGAATACCGCTCGGGCACTGGTGTCGCAGTGGGAGGCCGACGCGGCTCGTGAGACGCGGAAGAAGAAGGCCCGGGAGTTGACCGGGGTATGGGCTGGCCCGTGTGACGAGGCCGGCCTGGCCGAGTTGCGGGCGGTCGGCCCGACCGATCAGATCGCGAAGATCATGGGTGCGGTCGAGGCGTTGGCGCAGCAGTGGTTGAAGCAGCCGCAGCACCCCGACGATCATCCGGTGGACGCGGCGGGGGAGCCATCGCGGCCGGTCAAGCCGTCATTGGGACAGCTGCGGTTGAAGGCGCTGCACGATCTGGTCTGTGCGGGCACGGACGTGTCGTTCCAGGTGACGGTTCAGTTCCCGATCGTGCCCGACGACGACGCAGGAGGCGCCGCTGACCGGCCGCCTCCGAGGGGTGCTGCCTTCACCGCGCAGGCCGACGATGGCTCGCCGCCCTCGGGGTGCTCGCCGCCGGCGGGTTGCTCGTCGGGTTGCTCGTCAGCACAGCCACCCGACCCGAGCAGACATCCGGATGACGAAGACCGGCGCGATGATCAGCGGCCGACGGAGCCCAGGTACCGGGCGGGCTGGGCACGGGTGCCAGGGGTCGGATTGATCGATCCGGCGGTGGTTGCCGCGTTGAACGACGCGGTCGGCGTCGAGTTGGCGCGGGCGTTGGTTGACGTCCGCACCGGAGCGACGGTCGAGACCCGCAACCTCGGGTATGTGCCGGGGGAGCGATTGCGCCGGTTCGTGCAGCAGCGCGACGGCACCTGCCGATTGCCGGGGTGCAGCCGTCCCGCGGCCCGGTGCGAGCAAGACCATGTGGTCGAGTGGCCGATCGGTGCGACCGAGGGTGGCAACCTCGCCAGCTTGTGCAAGCACCATCACGACGCGAAGACCGCCCGACACTGGGACTACGAGTTGAGTCGTGACGGCGTGTGCACCTGGACCTCGCCGACCGGCCGCACCTACGTCACCTACCCCGATTCCGCCTGGGACGATCAAGCCACCGGGTGA
- a CDS encoding oxygenase MpaB family protein, which translates to MSFPNPVSSVHDRLRHRAASELRSRTAGDDAARRARSIWGTPGERWFTADDPIWRVHANASMFLGGVRALLLQALHSVAMAGVAQNSTYRDDPWGRLQQISGFISMTTYGSVADAERLMARVSKVHTRISGVAPNGRAYRADDPDLLLWVHCAEIDSFLDAYRRFGAATLSDADADLYVAQTARAAGGIGVPTPPGSVAELRAVLASYRPVLDAGPDALDVLEYLKHPHGLDGPGRLGYAALYRGAVASLPDYALELFGLRFSSARRAVDLRAGDAGVRGIRWMLNDPLVAGDRLTHDQLTSVGPA; encoded by the coding sequence GTGTCCTTCCCCAACCCTGTGTCCTCGGTGCACGACCGGCTGCGGCACCGCGCAGCGTCCGAGTTGCGTTCACGAACGGCGGGCGACGACGCGGCGCGCCGCGCCCGTTCGATCTGGGGCACTCCCGGCGAGCGCTGGTTCACCGCCGACGACCCGATCTGGCGGGTGCACGCCAATGCGTCGATGTTTCTGGGCGGCGTGCGAGCACTGTTGTTGCAGGCGCTGCACTCGGTGGCGATGGCCGGGGTGGCGCAGAACTCCACTTATCGAGACGACCCGTGGGGGCGCTTGCAGCAGATCAGCGGGTTCATCTCGATGACCACCTACGGGTCGGTGGCCGACGCCGAGCGGCTGATGGCCCGGGTGTCGAAGGTGCACACGCGGATCAGCGGAGTGGCACCGAACGGGCGCGCCTACCGGGCCGACGATCCCGACCTGTTGTTGTGGGTGCACTGCGCCGAGATCGACAGCTTCCTCGATGCGTATCGCCGATTCGGTGCCGCGACGTTGTCGGACGCGGACGCCGACCTCTACGTCGCACAGACCGCCCGCGCGGCCGGCGGGATCGGGGTGCCTACGCCTCCCGGTTCGGTCGCAGAACTGCGAGCCGTGCTGGCCTCGTACCGGCCGGTGCTCGATGCCGGACCCGACGCGCTCGATGTGCTGGAGTACCTCAAGCACCCGCACGGCCTCGACGGGCCGGGCCGACTCGGGTACGCCGCGCTGTATCGCGGCGCCGTCGCGTCGCTGCCCGACTACGCGCTCGAACTGTTCGGTCTGCGGTTCTCATCGGCCCGTCGGGCCGTCGATCTGCGGGCCGGGGACGCCGGTGTGCGCGGCATTCGCTGGATGCTGAACGACCCACTCGTGGCCGGCGACCGGCTAACGCACGACCAGTTGACGTCGGTGGGCCCGGCGTGA
- a CDS encoding ammonium transporter, which yields MSIHTAFVQAEVPTLDTGNTAWMLVSASLVLFMTIPGLALFYGGLGRAKGVLNMMMMSFGSFGLIGILYVLYGYSMSFGTKDIGGLFAGPFEFFGLKGLIPGEPGAETITSAGIPALVFVGFQFTFAAITVALISGAIADRVKFSTWMVFSALWVTLAYFPLAHMVWGGGLLSGSESGIAAKLFGTTDGVATVAPIDFAGGTVVHINAGMAGLVLALLVGKRIGFGRQPMRPHNVPLVMLGAGILWFGWFGFNAGSALGANESAALAWVNTTVATCAAMIGWLVVEKLREGRMTSVGAASGVVAGLVAITPACGNVTPLGAIGVGVIAGGLAALAVGLKYKFGFDDSLDVVGVHLVAGFWGTLSLGIFARGTGLAYGEWKQLIVQLVIAVVALVYTAIITAIIGFALAKTMGWRISEDDEISGIDTAEHAESAYDLVGFGGASRLGQSRSEHDARHHQEVKTEGANA from the coding sequence ATGAGCATTCACACCGCCTTCGTACAGGCCGAGGTGCCGACGCTGGACACGGGCAACACAGCCTGGATGTTGGTGTCGGCCTCCCTCGTCCTGTTCATGACCATTCCCGGACTGGCGCTCTTCTACGGCGGCCTCGGCCGCGCCAAGGGCGTCCTCAACATGATGATGATGTCGTTCGGTTCCTTCGGGCTCATCGGCATCCTGTACGTGCTGTACGGCTACTCGATGTCGTTCGGCACCAAGGACATCGGCGGCCTGTTCGCCGGGCCCTTCGAGTTCTTCGGCCTCAAAGGCTTGATCCCCGGCGAGCCGGGCGCCGAGACGATCACCAGCGCCGGCATCCCGGCCCTCGTCTTCGTCGGCTTCCAGTTCACCTTCGCCGCCATCACCGTCGCCCTGATCAGTGGCGCGATCGCCGACCGCGTGAAGTTCAGCACCTGGATGGTGTTCAGCGCCCTCTGGGTCACGCTTGCCTACTTCCCGCTCGCCCACATGGTGTGGGGTGGGGGATTGCTGTCTGGTTCGGAGAGCGGCATTGCGGCCAAGCTGTTCGGCACCACCGACGGTGTGGCCACGGTCGCCCCGATCGACTTCGCCGGCGGCACGGTCGTCCACATCAACGCCGGTATGGCCGGCCTGGTGCTCGCCCTCCTGGTCGGCAAGCGCATCGGGTTCGGACGCCAGCCGATGCGTCCGCACAACGTTCCGTTGGTCATGCTCGGTGCCGGAATCCTGTGGTTCGGCTGGTTCGGTTTCAACGCCGGCTCCGCACTGGGCGCCAACGAATCGGCCGCGCTGGCCTGGGTCAACACCACCGTCGCCACCTGCGCCGCGATGATCGGCTGGCTGGTCGTCGAGAAGCTGCGTGAAGGTCGCATGACCTCCGTCGGTGCCGCCTCCGGTGTCGTCGCCGGTCTGGTCGCGATCACCCCGGCCTGTGGCAACGTCACCCCGCTCGGCGCGATCGGCGTCGGCGTGATCGCCGGTGGACTGGCGGCGCTGGCCGTCGGACTGAAGTACAAGTTCGGTTTCGACGACTCGCTCGACGTCGTCGGTGTGCACCTGGTCGCCGGCTTCTGGGGCACCCTCTCGCTCGGCATCTTCGCCCGCGGCACCGGCCTGGCGTACGGCGAGTGGAAGCAGCTGATCGTGCAGCTGGTCATCGCGGTCGTCGCCCTCGTCTACACCGCGATCATCACCGCCATCATCGGCTTCGCCCTCGCCAAGACCATGGGTTGGCGGATCAGTGAGGACGACGAGATTTCCGGTATCGACACCGCCGAGCACGCCGAGTCTGCTTACGATCTGGTCGGATTCGGTGGCGCGAGCCGACTCGGTCAGAGCCGCTCCGAGCACGACGCCCGGCACCACCAAGAGGTCAAGACCGAAGGAGCGAACGCATGA
- a CDS encoding P-II family nitrogen regulator: MKLVTAIIKPFKLDEVKEALEAYGVAGMTISESSGYGRQRGHSEVYRGAEYAVDFVSKLRVEVLVDDMDARSVADVIVKSAQTGRIGDGKVWIMPVEDVVRVRTGEHGEAAL; the protein is encoded by the coding sequence ATGAAGCTCGTCACCGCCATCATCAAACCGTTCAAGCTGGACGAGGTGAAGGAAGCCCTCGAGGCCTACGGAGTCGCCGGCATGACGATCAGCGAGTCCAGCGGCTACGGCCGCCAGCGCGGACACAGCGAGGTCTACCGGGGCGCCGAGTACGCCGTCGACTTCGTCTCCAAGCTGCGGGTCGAGGTGCTCGTCGACGACATGGACGCCCGCAGCGTCGCCGACGTCATCGTGAAGTCGGCACAGACCGGGCGCATCGGCGACGGCAAGGTGTGGATCATGCCGGTCGAGGACGTGGTCCGCGTCCGCACCGGCGAGCACGGCGAAGCCGCGCTCTGA
- a CDS encoding [protein-PII] uridylyltransferase, with protein sequence MKTDHGTRRLDLADTRSFAQEGAGQARRLRLASHAHTALADLWDEAVAPHGNRAREGIALAAVGSLGRGDAGPLSDYDLILVHDGRTVGAGDVAEIANSIWYPLWDNGIRLDHSVRTLGECRTVASGDLSAALGMLDIDWVAGDPVLVAGVRQGIAHDWRANARKRLPELVESMRARHERHGDLTSSLEPDIKEGRGGLRDMTVLRALAGAWLADRPHGDVDDAYARLLDVRDALHVATGRGRETLHLDDQDAVAALLGHPDSDYLLTGVVDAGRRISHALEATLRRAGQSQRARVLRVGPRRPILTPLGYGLYEHDGEVVLGPNHADGHPDHLLLVRAARAAARSRIPLSPTTIANLSRGLEPLPGPWPEDVRDAFLDLLATGPGLVPVWEALDLAGIVELWIPEWKAVRSRPQRNSVHRYTVDRHLVETVVQAYERRADVSRPDVLLVTALLHDIGKISGVHDHAEEGAPVAASIARRMGLGEREAADVELLVRRHLTLIEYATRRDPQDAATVAALAEAVDHRLDLFEQLRALTEADALAAGPKAWTGWRSGLVDELTAQVRASLTARPAPSFDDDPASEVLADALPALRMGEPFVRVTRTAGGAEVLIADRDRLGLFADSAGLLAATGVLVRAARVRTIDDVAVNTWQIESPFSELPAEEDLVRGLAQLGRGDHGPLRALERRRPTPPPLGSPPPRATLVPGGSQTATVIEVRCPDRPGLLREIGMAFTKAGMAVRSAHVATYAGQTLDTFYITAADGRVLDPPAAAGLIGTVIDALDPSGTV encoded by the coding sequence GTGAAGACCGACCACGGCACGCGGCGTCTCGATCTGGCCGACACCCGGTCGTTCGCGCAGGAAGGCGCCGGCCAGGCCCGGCGACTGCGCCTCGCCTCGCACGCGCACACCGCCCTCGCCGACCTGTGGGACGAAGCCGTCGCGCCACACGGCAACCGCGCCCGGGAGGGCATCGCGCTCGCCGCGGTCGGCAGCCTCGGCCGTGGCGACGCCGGCCCACTGAGCGACTACGACCTGATCCTCGTGCACGACGGACGCACGGTCGGGGCCGGCGACGTCGCCGAGATCGCGAACTCCATCTGGTATCCGTTGTGGGACAACGGGATCCGACTCGACCACAGCGTGCGGACGTTGGGGGAGTGCCGCACCGTCGCGTCCGGCGACCTCAGCGCCGCACTCGGCATGCTCGACATCGACTGGGTGGCCGGCGACCCCGTGCTCGTCGCGGGTGTACGCCAGGGCATCGCCCACGACTGGCGGGCCAACGCCCGCAAGCGCCTGCCCGAACTCGTGGAGTCGATGCGGGCCCGCCACGAACGCCACGGCGACCTCACCAGTTCGCTCGAACCCGACATCAAGGAAGGCCGGGGCGGTCTGCGTGACATGACCGTGCTGCGTGCCCTCGCCGGTGCATGGCTCGCCGACCGCCCGCACGGTGACGTCGACGACGCGTACGCCCGCCTGCTCGATGTGCGCGATGCGCTGCACGTCGCCACCGGACGCGGCCGGGAGACGCTGCACCTGGATGACCAGGACGCCGTCGCTGCGCTGCTAGGCCACCCCGACAGCGACTACCTGCTCACCGGGGTCGTCGACGCCGGACGGCGCATCAGCCACGCACTCGAGGCCACCCTGCGTCGGGCGGGGCAGAGCCAGCGGGCCCGTGTGCTGCGGGTCGGGCCGCGGCGGCCGATCCTCACCCCGCTGGGCTACGGGCTCTACGAGCACGACGGTGAGGTCGTGCTCGGCCCCAACCACGCCGACGGCCACCCCGACCACCTGCTGCTGGTGCGTGCCGCCCGCGCGGCCGCCCGCTCGCGAATCCCGTTGTCGCCCACCACGATCGCCAACCTCTCCCGCGGCCTCGAACCGCTGCCCGGCCCGTGGCCCGAAGACGTCCGCGATGCCTTCCTCGACCTGCTCGCCACCGGCCCCGGGTTGGTGCCGGTGTGGGAGGCGCTCGACCTGGCCGGCATCGTCGAACTCTGGATCCCGGAGTGGAAGGCCGTGCGCAGCCGTCCGCAGCGCAACTCGGTGCACCGCTACACCGTCGACCGGCACCTCGTCGAGACCGTGGTGCAGGCCTACGAGCGGCGCGCCGACGTGTCGCGCCCCGACGTCCTGCTGGTCACCGCGTTGCTGCACGACATCGGCAAGATCTCCGGGGTGCACGACCACGCCGAGGAGGGCGCGCCCGTCGCCGCCAGCATTGCCCGCCGGATGGGGCTGGGCGAGCGCGAGGCCGCCGATGTCGAACTGCTCGTGCGTCGCCACCTGACCCTGATCGAGTACGCCACGCGCCGCGACCCGCAGGACGCCGCGACCGTTGCCGCGCTCGCCGAGGCCGTCGACCACCGGCTCGACCTCTTCGAGCAACTGCGGGCGCTCACCGAGGCCGACGCGCTGGCCGCCGGGCCGAAGGCATGGACCGGCTGGCGGTCCGGACTCGTCGACGAACTCACCGCGCAGGTGCGGGCGTCGCTCACCGCGCGCCCGGCGCCGAGTTTCGACGACGACCCCGCCAGCGAGGTGCTCGCCGATGCGCTCCCCGCGCTGCGGATGGGGGAGCCGTTCGTGCGGGTGACCCGCACCGCCGGTGGCGCCGAGGTGCTCATCGCCGACCGCGACCGGCTCGGCCTCTTCGCCGACTCGGCCGGGCTGTTGGCCGCCACCGGGGTGCTGGTGCGAGCCGCCCGGGTGCGCACCATCGACGACGTCGCGGTCAACACCTGGCAGATCGAGTCGCCGTTCAGCGAACTACCCGCCGAGGAAGACCTCGTGCGCGGCCTGGCCCAGCTCGGGCGCGGCGACCACGGCCCGTTGCGGGCGTTGGAGCGGCGTCGGCCTACCCCGCCGCCGCTCGGTTCGCCGCCGCCACGCGCCACCCTCGTGCCCGGTGGGTCGCAGACCGCCACCGTGATCGAGGTGCGCTGCCCCGACCGCCCCGGACTGCTGCGGGAGATCGGGATGGCGTTCACGAAGGCAGGGATGGCGGTGCGCTCGGCGCACGTTGCCACCTACGCGGGGCAGACGCTCGACACCTTCTACATCACCGCGGCCGACGGTCGGGTCCTCGACCCGCCGGCAGCAGCGGGGCTGATCGGCACCGTGATCGATGCATTGGACCCGTCCGGCACCGTTTAG
- the ffh gene encoding signal recognition particle protein has product MFNSLSNRLTATFKNLRGKGRLTESDINSTIRDIRLALIDADVATPVVREFTGRVRERALGAEVSGALNPGQQVVKIVNEELIQILGGETRNLNMAKTGPTVIMLAGLQGSGKTTFAGKLARLLRDKGHFPLLVAADLQRPNAVRQLEVVAERAGVPCFAPERGNEGGHDAVTDSGEGTRSFGDPVWVARAGIGQAKVRQYDVVIVDTAGRLAVDENLMQQARDIRDAIEPDEVLFVIDAMIGQAAIETAMAFSKGVDFTGVVLSKLDGDARGGAALSVATVTGKPILFSSIGEGVKDIEVFHPDRMASRILDMGDVLTLIEQAERAFDRQQAAAMAKKFMDEEDFTFDDFLQQLAAVKKMGNLKSILGMMPGMAQMRDQLNSLDEREFDRVEAMVRSMTPFERTHPKQINGSRRARIARGSGVTVSEVNQLLERFGQAQKMMRQMRRGGGVPGMPGMPGMPGMGPGAGKRGKQAPKKKGKSGNPAKRAQQEAAAAAKESEARDKAFGNAFGQQEEPDMSNLKLPKGFEKFLGPGADKD; this is encoded by the coding sequence GTGTTCAACAGCCTGAGTAACCGTCTCACAGCCACTTTCAAGAACCTTCGTGGCAAGGGGCGCCTGACCGAATCCGACATCAACTCCACCATCCGGGACATCCGGTTGGCGTTGATCGACGCCGACGTCGCGACCCCGGTGGTGCGTGAGTTCACCGGACGCGTGCGCGAACGCGCGCTCGGTGCGGAGGTCAGCGGTGCGCTCAACCCCGGCCAGCAGGTCGTCAAGATCGTCAACGAGGAACTCATCCAGATCCTCGGTGGCGAGACCCGCAACCTCAACATGGCCAAGACCGGCCCGACGGTGATCATGCTCGCCGGTCTGCAGGGTTCGGGTAAGACCACCTTCGCCGGCAAGCTGGCCCGGCTGCTGCGCGACAAGGGTCACTTCCCGCTGCTGGTCGCCGCCGACCTGCAGCGCCCGAACGCCGTCCGCCAGCTCGAGGTCGTCGCTGAGCGGGCCGGTGTGCCCTGCTTCGCGCCCGAGCGCGGCAACGAGGGCGGCCACGACGCCGTCACCGACTCCGGTGAGGGCACCCGCAGCTTCGGCGACCCGGTGTGGGTCGCCCGCGCGGGCATCGGCCAGGCGAAGGTGCGGCAGTACGACGTGGTCATCGTCGACACCGCCGGCCGCCTCGCCGTCGACGAGAACCTCATGCAGCAGGCCCGCGACATCCGTGACGCGATCGAGCCCGACGAGGTGCTGTTCGTCATCGACGCGATGATCGGTCAGGCGGCGATCGAGACCGCGATGGCGTTCAGCAAAGGCGTCGACTTCACCGGTGTCGTGCTGTCGAAGCTCGACGGTGACGCCCGAGGTGGTGCCGCCCTGTCGGTCGCCACGGTCACCGGCAAGCCGATCCTTTTCTCTTCCATCGGTGAGGGCGTCAAGGACATCGAGGTCTTCCACCCCGACCGGATGGCCTCCCGCATCCTCGACATGGGTGACGTGCTCACCCTCATCGAGCAGGCCGAGCGCGCGTTCGACCGCCAGCAGGCGGCCGCCATGGCCAAGAAGTTCATGGACGAGGAGGACTTCACCTTCGACGACTTCCTGCAGCAGTTGGCTGCGGTGAAGAAGATGGGCAACCTCAAGTCGATCCTCGGCATGATGCCCGGCATGGCGCAGATGCGCGACCAGCTCAACTCCCTCGACGAGCGCGAGTTCGACCGGGTCGAGGCCATGGTGCGCTCGATGACCCCGTTCGAGCGCACCCACCCCAAGCAGATCAACGGTTCGCGCCGCGCCCGCATCGCCCGCGGTTCGGGTGTCACGGTGTCCGAGGTCAACCAGTTGCTCGAACGCTTCGGCCAGGCGCAGAAGATGATGCGTCAGATGCGCCGCGGCGGCGGTGTTCCCGGAATGCCGGGTATGCCCGGTATGCCGGGGATGGGTCCGGGCGCGGGCAAGCGCGGTAAGCAGGCGCCGAAGAAGAAGGGCAAGTCGGGCAACCCGGCCAAGCGCGCCCAGCAGGAGGCGGCGGCGGCGGCGAAGGAGTCGGAGGCGCGCGACAAGGCGTTCGGCAACGCTTTCGGGCAGCAGGAAGAGCCGGACATGAGCAACCTCAAGCTTCCCAAGGGCTTCGAGAAGTTCCTCGGGCCGGGCGCCGACAAGGACTAG
- a CDS encoding tyrosine-type recombinase/integrase: MPTDEPTLTLDDAAELVDAWLVHLRGMGKAEGTLVAYRRGVNQYLAFCREHGHDDPIRRRVLSAWLAHLRDAQQMQGYTARSRLTAVRQFAKWLLDEGEIDANPFVDMTQPAVDEKLVEPLTLDQIRALLATCATPKGATAERTYVDVRDAALIHVLAETGMRAGEVLALDLDDVHWKDNPAYLIVRRSKTRRGRTVPLSPQAADRIGRYVRARRRLRDADRSSAFWLAARGGVLQYSGLYDALAKRADEADVPNFHPHKMRHTAAHRWLAAGGSEGGLMSVAGWRSPQMLMRYTRAQAAQRAAEEAKRLGLGEL; the protein is encoded by the coding sequence GTGCCCACCGATGAACCGACCCTGACGCTCGACGACGCCGCCGAGCTGGTCGACGCGTGGCTGGTGCACCTGCGCGGGATGGGCAAGGCCGAGGGCACCCTCGTTGCCTATCGGCGCGGGGTGAACCAGTACCTCGCGTTCTGCCGCGAGCACGGCCACGACGACCCGATACGCCGGCGCGTGCTGTCGGCGTGGCTGGCTCACCTGCGCGACGCGCAACAGATGCAGGGCTACACCGCCCGCTCCCGACTCACCGCGGTTCGGCAGTTCGCGAAGTGGTTGCTCGACGAGGGGGAGATCGACGCAAACCCGTTCGTCGACATGACACAGCCTGCCGTCGACGAGAAGTTGGTTGAGCCGCTGACCCTTGACCAAATCCGCGCGCTGCTGGCGACGTGCGCAACACCGAAGGGTGCCACCGCCGAGCGAACCTACGTCGACGTTCGTGACGCCGCGCTGATCCACGTGCTCGCCGAGACCGGGATGCGCGCGGGCGAAGTGCTCGCCCTCGACCTCGACGACGTGCACTGGAAGGACAACCCCGCGTATCTGATCGTGCGCAGATCGAAGACCCGGCGCGGGCGCACCGTTCCGTTGTCGCCCCAGGCCGCCGACCGGATCGGGCGCTACGTGCGAGCTCGGCGCCGGCTGCGCGATGCCGACCGATCATCGGCGTTCTGGTTGGCCGCCCGCGGTGGAGTGCTGCAGTACAGCGGCCTCTATGACGCCCTGGCGAAGCGGGCCGACGAGGCCGACGTGCCGAACTTCCACCCGCACAAGATGCGCCACACCGCCGCGCACCGCTGGCTCGCCGCCGGCGGGTCGGAGGGTGGTCTCATGTCCGTTGCCGGGTGGCGCTCACCGCAAATGCTGATGCGCTACACGCGGGCGCAAGCTGCCCAGCGTGCCGCCGAGGAAGCCAAACGTCTAGGACTGGGGGAGCTATGA
- a CDS encoding WhiB family transcriptional regulator, with amino-acid sequence MTAAERLDRALLGLAEDGKRPRCAEPGGHELWTSDDPEDRATAVRWCRGCPVLTECADAAAELDATWGVWAGVDRSSNRAGRSQQRPKKTTKKETAA; translated from the coding sequence ATGACCGCCGCCGAGCGCCTGGACCGGGCGCTGTTGGGACTCGCGGAGGACGGCAAGCGGCCCAGGTGTGCCGAACCGGGCGGCCATGAACTGTGGACGTCCGACGACCCCGAGGACCGTGCGACCGCTGTCCGGTGGTGTCGCGGGTGCCCGGTGCTCACCGAGTGCGCAGACGCCGCCGCCGAGCTGGATGCCACGTGGGGAGTGTGGGCCGGCGTGGACCGCTCGAGCAACAGGGCAGGACGAAGCCAACAACGACCCAAGAAGACCACCAAGAAGGAGACCGCAGCATGA
- a CDS encoding terminase, whose amino-acid sequence MTTQKPPSGLSAPGAALWAAITSEYELAQHELAVLLEACRTVDVLQQLDDLVRTDGVTNTSPQGVRAHPALVEARQQRLTLAKLFAALAIPADVDTAARGRLKVAR is encoded by the coding sequence ATGACCACCCAAAAGCCCCCTAGCGGCCTCTCAGCGCCCGGCGCGGCGCTGTGGGCCGCGATCACGTCCGAGTACGAGCTGGCGCAGCACGAGCTGGCTGTGTTGCTCGAGGCGTGCCGCACCGTCGATGTGCTGCAGCAGCTCGACGACCTGGTGCGCACGGACGGTGTGACGAACACCAGCCCGCAAGGTGTCCGTGCTCACCCGGCGCTGGTCGAGGCGCGGCAGCAGCGGCTCACGTTGGCGAAGCTGTTTGCCGCCCTCGCGATCCCCGCCGACGTCGACACCGCCGCCCGCGGCCGGCTGAAGGTGGCGCGGTGA
- a CDS encoding potassium channel family protein — translation MSERTGHAERWERATEWPLMATAVAFLVAYAVPILWPDVGTTVRAVCEVVQWLAWALFVLDYVVRLLLAQHRGRWVLRHLLDLAVIALPLLRPLRLLRLVTLLNVLNRRASVGLRGRVAAYLTGGSVLLSFVAALAVLDAERLNADASITSFGDAWWWALTTMTTVGYGDTFPVTTTGRFIASALMVGGIALLGTVTATLASWLADRVREEEAASDDVLVELRALRREIAELRAGRADSS, via the coding sequence ATGAGTGAACGAACCGGGCATGCTGAGCGTTGGGAGCGCGCCACTGAGTGGCCCCTGATGGCGACTGCCGTCGCGTTCCTGGTGGCGTACGCCGTGCCGATCCTGTGGCCCGATGTGGGCACCACCGTTCGCGCGGTCTGCGAAGTGGTGCAGTGGCTGGCGTGGGCGCTGTTCGTTCTCGACTACGTTGTGCGCCTGTTGCTCGCCCAGCACCGTGGTCGCTGGGTGCTGCGGCACCTGCTCGACCTGGCCGTCATCGCACTCCCGCTGCTGCGTCCGCTGCGGCTGTTGCGATTGGTGACCTTGCTGAACGTCCTGAACCGTCGCGCGTCGGTTGGTCTCCGTGGCCGCGTGGCTGCGTACCTGACCGGCGGCTCGGTGCTGCTGTCATTCGTCGCGGCGCTGGCCGTGCTCGACGCCGAGCGGTTGAACGCGGACGCTTCAATCACGTCGTTCGGTGATGCGTGGTGGTGGGCGTTGACCACGATGACCACGGTCGGCTACGGCGACACGTTCCCGGTGACCACCACCGGGCGGTTCATCGCGTCGGCGCTGATGGTGGGTGGCATCGCGTTGCTCGGAACTGTCACCGCCACGTTGGCGTCATGGCTGGCTGACCGCGTGCGTGAAGAAGAAGCCGCGTCTGACGACGTGCTGGTGGAGCTGCGTGCGCTGCGGCGAGAGATCGCCGAGCTGCGAGCCGGTCGAGCAGACAGTTCGTAG